The sequence GTCAGCCGGCACGGTGTGCGGCGCGTCGGCTTCTTCCGGACCGTCACGGTGGCCTGGAGCGACACGTCCGCGGTGCGTACGGTCCAGCAGCCCGTGAAGTGGATGGGCCTTCCCCGTACGGTCCAGGGCCAGGCGCTCGTCGTGGTCCGGCGGAGCGGCGAGACGCCGGCGCCGCTGGCCACCGACCACAACGCGGATTTCCTCGGGCGTGCGGAGGCGTTCGAGCGGGCCACGGATGCGGTGGAGGCCTGGGCGGGTGAGTACCGGCCCGGCTGAGCGCCTGGCGCTCGTCGTCCGGACGTGCGTGAGCCCGGGGCCCTGGTGGGTCCCGGGCTCACGTGCGTACGGCGGGAGGAGACCCGCAGGCGCCGGAGGGGTCTGGTTCGGTCCTCAGGCGCCGGACGGGCCGGTGGGAGCGGCCGCCGGGGCGGACCTGTGCAGGGCGATGGCTCGCTGCATGGCCTTGCGTGCTCTCGGAGTGTCCCGCGCGTCCTGGTAGGCGACCGCCAGCCTGAACCAGGTGCGCCAGTCGTCCGGGGCGTCCTCGGTCTCCTCGCGGCGCTGGGTGAAGACCGCGTCGGCGGCGTCCCGCTCGATGCGCCCCGACGGGGTGCGGGGCAGGTCGTCGACCGGGAGGCCGCCCTCGGCGTCCAGCTCGGCGGCGAGTGCGTTGGCGCGGCGGACGAACTGGGTGTTCTTCCACAGGAACCAGACGCCGATCACCGGCAGGACCAGCACGGCGACGCCGAAGGTGACGGTGACCGGTGTGCCGTGCCGGATGAGCATGACGCCGCGGCTGCCGACCAGGAAGAAGTAGAAGACCAGGACGGCGGCCGTGACGATGTAGGTGATCTTTGCGCGCATGGTGGGCCCAGTCAGTCCAGGTCGAGGAAGTGTTCCAGGCCGAACGTGAGGCCGGGAGTGGTCACCACGCGGCGGACGCCGAGCAGGATGCCCGGCATGAAGCTGCTGTGGTGGAGGGAGTCGTGGCGGATGGTGAGGGTCTCGCCCTCGCCGCCGAGCAGCACTTCCTGGTGGGCCAGCAGGCCACGCAGCCGGATCGCGTGGACCGGGACTCCGTCGACGTCGGCGCCGCGGGCCCCGTCCAGGGCGGTGACGGTGGCGTCCGGCTGGGGGGCGCTGCCCGCCTCGGCGCGGGCCGCCGCGATGAGCTGGGCGGTGCGGGTGGCGGTGCCGGAGGGGGCGTCGGCCTTGTTGGGGTGGTGGAGCTCGACGACCTCGACGGATTCGAAGTAGCGGGCGGCCCGCTCCGCGAACTTCATGGTCAGGACCGCGCCGATGGAGAAGTTCGGGGCGATGAGGACGCCGGTCTCCGGGGAGTCGTCCAGCAGGCTGTTCAGCTGCGCGAGCCGTTCGTCGGTCCAGCCCGTGGTGCCGACGACGGCATGGATGCCGTGCCGGACGCAGAAATCGAGGTTGCCCATCACCGATGCGGGGGTGGTCAGCTCGACGGCGACCTGGGCGCCCGCCTCGGCGAGGGCCTCCAGCTTGTCGCCGCGGCCCAGGGCCGCCACCAGCTCCAGGTCCTCGGCGGCCTCGACGGCCCGTACGGCCTCGGAGCCGATCCGGCCCTGAGCGCCGAGAACGGCTACGCGCAGCTTGCTCATCATCATTCCTTAAGGGGGTGCGAGCACGTGGGAGGTCAGGAGACCGCTTCGTGGAGGCGGTCCGCCTGCTTGTCCTTGAGCGGGCCGATGGCCGAGAGCGAGGGGCGGTGGGTGAGGAGCTCGCCCGCCACGTCCCGTACGTCGTCGGGGGTGACCGCGGCGATACGGGCCAGCATGTCGTCGACCGACATCTGCTCGCCCCAGCACAGCTCGCTCTTGCCGATACGGTTCATCAGCGCGCCGGTGTCCTCCAGGCCGAGGACGGTGGAGCCGGAGAGCTGGCCGATGGCGCGGGTGATCTCGTCGTCGTCCAGGCCGTGCGTGGCGACCCGGTCCAGTTCGTCGCGGCAGATCTTCAGGACGTCGTGGACCTGGCTGGGCCGGCAGCCCGCGTAGACGCCGAAGAGGCCGCAGTCGGCGAAGCCGGAGGTGTACGAGTAGACGCTGTAGGCCAGGCCGCGCTTCTCCCGCACCTCC is a genomic window of Streptomyces sp. YPW6 containing:
- a CDS encoding tetratricopeptide repeat protein, which translates into the protein MRAKITYIVTAAVLVFYFFLVGSRGVMLIRHGTPVTVTFGVAVLVLPVIGVWFLWKNTQFVRRANALAAELDAEGGLPVDDLPRTPSGRIERDAADAVFTQRREETEDAPDDWRTWFRLAVAYQDARDTPRARKAMQRAIALHRSAPAAAPTGPSGA
- the dapB gene encoding 4-hydroxy-tetrahydrodipicolinate reductase translates to MSKLRVAVLGAQGRIGSEAVRAVEAAEDLELVAALGRGDKLEALAEAGAQVAVELTTPASVMGNLDFCVRHGIHAVVGTTGWTDERLAQLNSLLDDSPETGVLIAPNFSIGAVLTMKFAERAARYFESVEVVELHHPNKADAPSGTATRTAQLIAAARAEAGSAPQPDATVTALDGARGADVDGVPVHAIRLRGLLAHQEVLLGGEGETLTIRHDSLHHSSFMPGILLGVRRVVTTPGLTFGLEHFLDLD